From Salarias fasciatus chromosome 12, fSalaFa1.1, whole genome shotgun sequence, the proteins below share one genomic window:
- the homer1b gene encoding homer protein homolog 1b isoform X1 — protein sequence MEDGDLVIRLPGRSASPVGSGSSGAGFGETLVLRHKEVHHFFFVPFREQPIYSTRAHVFQIDPNTKKNWLPTSKHAVTVSYFYDSTRNVYRIISLDGTKAIINSTISPNMTFTKTSQKFGQWADSRANTVYGLGFSTEHHLSKFAEKFAEYKEAARLAKEKSQEKSEMATSPSQESPGGELSSPLTPVTPPMEALNGTDEICDTTPNSDSRTEPAQNALAFAHSPAMTKHWEAELEALKGNNAKLTAALLESTANVKQWKQQLAAYQEEAERLHKRVTELECQSNQTPVIKSQKTELNQTIEELENTLRDKEEEMEKLKEELETMNDLMEQKDTLTQKLEETELRGRVLEEQLAGAEQRLEENQEEQENFRKSLRTLLELLDGKIFELTELRDTLARLIEEAS from the exons ATGGAGGATGGCGACTTGGTAATCCGGTTGCCTGGGAGATCTGCCTCCCCCGTGGGCAGCGGGAGCTCCGGCGCCGGGTTCGGGGAGACGCTGGTGCTGCGGCACAAGGAGGTTCACCACTTCTTCTTTGTCCCCTTCAGGGAGCAGCCCATCTACAGCACCCGGGCTCACGTCTTCCAGATCGACCCCAACACCAAGAAGAACTGGCTGCCCACCAGCAAGCACGCCGTCACCGTCTCCTACTTCTACGACAGCACGCGCAACGTGTACCGCATCATCAGCCTGGACGGCACCAAG GCAATAATCAACAGCACCATCAGTCCCAACATGACGTTCACCAAGACCTCACAGAAGTTTGGCCAGTGGGCGGACAGTCGAGCCAACACCGTGTACGGGCTGGGCTTCTCCACCGAGCATCACCTGTCCAAG TTTGCAGAGAAGTTTGCCGAGTATAAAGAGGCGGCGCGGCTCGCCAAGGAGAAGAGTCAAGAAAAGTCAGAAATGGCCACATCTCCTTCCCAG GAGTCACCGGGAGGCGAGCTCTcgtcacctctgacccccgtGACCCCGCCAATGGAAGCCCTGAACGGCACGGACGAAATCTGCGACACGACCCCGAACTCGGACAGCCGCACGGAGCCGGCGCAGAACGCTCTGGCCTTCGCACACAG tccaGCCATGACAAAACACTgggaggctgagctggaggcGCTGAAGGGGAACAATGCCAAGCTaacagcagccctgctggagtccaccGCCAATGTTAAGCAGTGGAAACAGCAACTGGCTGCCTaccaggaggaggcagagagactACACAAAcgg GTGACGGAGCTCGAGTGCCAGAGCAACCAAACGCCGGTGATCAAATCCCAGAAGACCGAACTCAACCAAACAATTGAGGAGCTGGAGAATACACTAAGGGATAAAGAGGAG GAAATGGAAAAGTTAAAAGAAGAGCTGGAAACCATGAACGACCTGATGGAGCAGAAAGACACTCTTACCCAGAAACTCGAG GAGACCGAGCTCCGCGGTCgggtgctggaggagcagctggcggGCGCCgagcagaggctggaggagaaccaggaggagcaggagaattTCAGGAAGAGTCTGCGGacactgctggagctgctggacggcAAGATCTTCGAGCTGACGGAGCTCAGAGACACCTTGGCGCGGCTCATAGAGGAGGCCAGCTAG
- the homer1b gene encoding homer protein homolog 1b isoform X2: MSSTTMGEQPIYSTRAHVFQIDPNTKKNWLPTSKHAVTVSYFYDSTRNVYRIISLDGTKAIINSTISPNMTFTKTSQKFGQWADSRANTVYGLGFSTEHHLSKFAEKFAEYKEAARLAKEKSQEKSEMATSPSQESPGGELSSPLTPVTPPMEALNGTDEICDTTPNSDSRTEPAQNALAFAHSPAMTKHWEAELEALKGNNAKLTAALLESTANVKQWKQQLAAYQEEAERLHKRVTELECQSNQTPVIKSQKTELNQTIEELENTLRDKEEEMEKLKEELETMNDLMEQKDTLTQKLEETELRGRVLEEQLAGAEQRLEENQEEQENFRKSLRTLLELLDGKIFELTELRDTLARLIEEAS, encoded by the exons ATGTCATCCACCACAATGGG GGAGCAGCCCATCTACAGCACCCGGGCTCACGTCTTCCAGATCGACCCCAACACCAAGAAGAACTGGCTGCCCACCAGCAAGCACGCCGTCACCGTCTCCTACTTCTACGACAGCACGCGCAACGTGTACCGCATCATCAGCCTGGACGGCACCAAG GCAATAATCAACAGCACCATCAGTCCCAACATGACGTTCACCAAGACCTCACAGAAGTTTGGCCAGTGGGCGGACAGTCGAGCCAACACCGTGTACGGGCTGGGCTTCTCCACCGAGCATCACCTGTCCAAG TTTGCAGAGAAGTTTGCCGAGTATAAAGAGGCGGCGCGGCTCGCCAAGGAGAAGAGTCAAGAAAAGTCAGAAATGGCCACATCTCCTTCCCAG GAGTCACCGGGAGGCGAGCTCTcgtcacctctgacccccgtGACCCCGCCAATGGAAGCCCTGAACGGCACGGACGAAATCTGCGACACGACCCCGAACTCGGACAGCCGCACGGAGCCGGCGCAGAACGCTCTGGCCTTCGCACACAG tccaGCCATGACAAAACACTgggaggctgagctggaggcGCTGAAGGGGAACAATGCCAAGCTaacagcagccctgctggagtccaccGCCAATGTTAAGCAGTGGAAACAGCAACTGGCTGCCTaccaggaggaggcagagagactACACAAAcgg GTGACGGAGCTCGAGTGCCAGAGCAACCAAACGCCGGTGATCAAATCCCAGAAGACCGAACTCAACCAAACAATTGAGGAGCTGGAGAATACACTAAGGGATAAAGAGGAG GAAATGGAAAAGTTAAAAGAAGAGCTGGAAACCATGAACGACCTGATGGAGCAGAAAGACACTCTTACCCAGAAACTCGAG GAGACCGAGCTCCGCGGTCgggtgctggaggagcagctggcggGCGCCgagcagaggctggaggagaaccaggaggagcaggagaattTCAGGAAGAGTCTGCGGacactgctggagctgctggacggcAAGATCTTCGAGCTGACGGAGCTCAGAGACACCTTGGCGCGGCTCATAGAGGAGGCCAGCTAG
- the tent2 gene encoding poly(A) RNA polymerase GLD2, whose translation MFPHSAAPWGRGSNRSNSLYPRPPLPPLPPGTYNNQGRPTIDNFHGFGLARLPPYQWKSPPSTSTVVPQRASQVTGRKRQLDEQSQPTVKRQRLDLPSHPAAFPDSVQAVPPPRHPDPAVPASSKSFPDSFDSHPSSPFHPHPPSPVVPSSSTSLQAYAKDKLSDQMVKLFEACQQQTSDLERKELCRFQLQEDIRRVFAVATLYLTGSSMNGLGCRSSDADLCLVIKGHKRVDAIHVLSQLQQLFRSLSYVEKTQLIRAKVPILRFRKKGSDLEFDLNVNNTVGIRNTFLLRSYANADLRIRPLILVIKKWARHNQINDASKGTLSSYTLVLMVLHYLQTLKDPVLPSLQKDFPDCFDPYLDLDEVPDRATRVPPYLSKNQSSLGELLLGFLKYYATEFRWEKQVISVREARSLPKADFQEWRHKYICIEEPFERNNVARAVHEQVKFDAINDQFFESWRILQRSKDLNSILPVRMTINKESFHR comes from the exons ATGTTCCCCCACAGCGCTGCGCCCTGGGGTCGAGGGTCGAACCGAAGCAACAGCCTGTACCCTCGACCCCCTTTACCCCCTTTACCTCCTGGGACCTACAACAACCAGGGACGACCAACTATCGACAA CTTCCATGGTTTTGGACTAGCGAGGCTGCCTCCATATCAATGGAAATCCCCACCATCCACTTCTACAGTTGTGCCTCAAAGAGCGTCTCAAGTCACTGGCCGCAA GAGGCAGCTTGACGAACAAAGTCAACCAACCGTGAAGCGTCAACGCCTTGACTTACCCTCCCACCCAGCCGCATTCCCCGATTCAGTTCaggctgttcctccccctcGTCATCCCGACCCAGCGGTGCCAGCGTCCTCCAAGTCGTTCCCCGACAGTTTTGACTCTCATCCCAGTTCACCattccacccccaccctccctcgCCAGTTGTGCCCAGTAGCTCCACCTCACTGCAGGCCTACGCCAAGGACAAG CTGAGCGATCAGATGGTGAAGCTGTTTGAGGCTTGCCAGCAGCAGACTTCAGATTTGGAACGAAAAGAGTTATGCCGatttcagctgcaggaagacaTACGGCGGGTCTTTGCAG TGGCAACGCTTTACCTGACTGGATCTTCTATGAATGGGTTGGGCTGCCGCAGCAGCGATGCTGATCTGTGTCTGGTCATCAAGGGACAT aaaagagtcGATGCAATTCATGTCCTCTCTCAACTCCAACAGCTGTTCAGATCACTCT CCTATGTAGAGAAGACCCAGCTGATCAGAGCGAAAGTGCCCATCCTCAGGTTCAGAAAGAAAGGCAG TGATTTGGAGTTTGATCTGAATGTGAACAACACCGTGGGCATTAGAAACACATTCCTACTGAGGAGCTACGCCAACG ctgatCTGAGGATAAGACCCCTGATCCTTGTGATCAAGAAATGGGCACGACACAATCAGATCAATGACGCCAGCAAAGGCACATTAAGCAGTTACACACTGGTGCTGATGGTCCTACACTACCTCCAGa CTTTAAAGGACCCCGTGCTTCCTTCTCTACAGAAGGATTTCCCA GACTGCTTTGACCCCTATTTGGACTTGGACGAGGTGCCCGATCGAGCCACGCGCGTCCCTCCCTACTTATCGAAAAACCAGTCGTCTCTGGGAGAGCTGCTGTTGGGCTTCCTCAAATACTATGCCACGGAGTTCAG GTGGGAGAAACAGGTGATCTCTGTTCGTGAAGCCAGAAGTTTGCCAAAGGCAGACTTTCAGGAGTGGAGACACAAATACATATGCATCGAAG AGCCATTTGAGAGAAATAACGTGGCCCGGGCCGTCCACGAGCAGGTCAAGTTTGACGCCATTAACGATCAGTTTTTTGAG TCCTGGCGGATACTGCAGCGCAGTAAGGACCTGAACTCCATCCTCCCAGTCCGAATGACCATTAACAAGGAGTCGTTCCACAGATGA
- the homer1b gene encoding homer protein homolog 1b isoform X3 yields the protein MSSTTMGEQPIYSTRAHVFQIDPNTKKNWLPTSKHAVTVSYFYDSTRNVYRIISLDGTKAIINSTISPNMTFTKTSQKFGQWADSRANTVYGLGFSTEHHLSKFAEKFAEYKEAARLAKEKSQEKSEMATSPSQESPGGELSSPLTPVTPPMEALNGTDEICDTTPNSDSRTEPAQNALAFAHREQFKTCRVCSF from the exons ATGTCATCCACCACAATGGG GGAGCAGCCCATCTACAGCACCCGGGCTCACGTCTTCCAGATCGACCCCAACACCAAGAAGAACTGGCTGCCCACCAGCAAGCACGCCGTCACCGTCTCCTACTTCTACGACAGCACGCGCAACGTGTACCGCATCATCAGCCTGGACGGCACCAAG GCAATAATCAACAGCACCATCAGTCCCAACATGACGTTCACCAAGACCTCACAGAAGTTTGGCCAGTGGGCGGACAGTCGAGCCAACACCGTGTACGGGCTGGGCTTCTCCACCGAGCATCACCTGTCCAAG TTTGCAGAGAAGTTTGCCGAGTATAAAGAGGCGGCGCGGCTCGCCAAGGAGAAGAGTCAAGAAAAGTCAGAAATGGCCACATCTCCTTCCCAG GAGTCACCGGGAGGCGAGCTCTcgtcacctctgacccccgtGACCCCGCCAATGGAAGCCCTGAACGGCACGGACGAAATCTGCGACACGACCCCGAACTCGGACAGCCGCACGGAGCCGGCGCAGAACGCTCTGGCCTTCGCACACAG GGAGCAGTTTAAGACATGTCGGGTCTGCTCTTTCTGA